Proteins from a single region of Novosphingobium sp. CECT 9465:
- a CDS encoding DUF1905 domain-containing protein has protein sequence MSDTSYDLTATLWRWSGGANATDWFFVTIDGEADEALSATALMHRLETGRRSGWGSVKVSVTVGDTAWRTSAFPSKAEGWMVPVKAAVRKAEGLVEGEPFTLTLAF, from the coding sequence ATGAGCGACACCAGCTATGATCTGACGGCTACGCTCTGGCGCTGGTCGGGCGGTGCCAATGCGACCGACTGGTTCTTCGTCACCATTGATGGCGAAGCGGACGAGGCGCTTTCTGCCACCGCGCTGATGCACCGGCTGGAGACAGGCCGCCGTTCGGGCTGGGGCTCGGTGAAAGTAAGCGTGACGGTGGGCGATACGGCGTGGCGCACTTCGGCGTTTCCCAGCAAGGCCGAAGGGTGGATGGTGCCGGTCAAGGCTGCTGTGCGCAAGGCCGAAGGGCTGGTTGAGGGCGAGCCGTTCACGCTCACGCTGGCGTTCTGA